From a region of the Solanum stenotomum isolate F172 chromosome 2, ASM1918654v1, whole genome shotgun sequence genome:
- the LOC125856620 gene encoding premnaspirodiene oxygenase-like → MKSASVMTKAQVEVREVFKGKKTFDDDDLEKLDYLKLVIKETLRLHPLTPLLVPRECREETKIDGYTIPVKSKVLVNVWAIGRDSESWKDPESFIPERFENSLVDFGGTHFQFLPFGAGRRTCPGRLFGLALVTLPLAHLLYNFDWTLPNGMEPKDLDMNEANGMTARRDKDLYLIATPYT, encoded by the coding sequence ATGAAGAGTGCTAGTGTCATGACCAAAGCACAAGTCGAAGTGAGAGAAGTCTTTAAGGGAAAGAAAACATTTGATGATGATGACCTTGAGAAGTTGGATTACCTAAAATTGGTGATCAAAGAAACACTAAGGTTACACCCTCTGACTCCTCTATTAGTCCCTAGGGAATGTAGGGAGGAAACAAAGATAGATGGATACACCATACCGGTCAAAAGTAAAGTCCTGGTAAATGTATGGGCAATAGGAAGAGATTCAGAAAGTTGGAAAGATCCAGAAAGTTTTATACCAGAGAGATTCGAGAATAGTTTAGTTGACTTTGGTGGAactcacttccaatttcttccGTTTGGTGCTGGTAGAAGAACTTGTCCTGGGAGACTATTTGGTTTAGCTCTTGTTACTTTGCCTTTAGCCCATTTGCTTTACAACTTTGATTGGACACTTCCCAATGGTATGGAACCAAAAGATTTGGACATGAATGAGGCAAATGGAATGACTGCTAGAAGGGACAAAGATCTCTACTTGATTGCTACTCCTTATACATAA
- the LOC125856206 gene encoding acyltransferase Pun1-like has product MTGQGSLKDNATIECDDHGAEFFEVEINSSMDEAIHNPDLTFPQGLSWGYLSSSTSGALIVAQLSHFECGGIALSLCMSHKVGDACSAYYFLRDWARLTRDPKLTLSPPYFVQDSLMPSVPFDVPLFSPVIEPKKERCIQKRFVFSESKINTLKALVVTESCVQNPTRNEVVSALLYKCAASSSTTNLGRSQLVQTSNLRSQAPLPPTSIGNIATIFSTPIYENYEHDLKLPKLVTDIRKSKHDLSTKNNLQENEYIRVMLEAYRTGKLPFHQRNCDVYTITSILAFEFEKIDIGFGKPTRASQESGSFSNLFILMNTPDDHDRGVEAFVNLNEQHMSVFKNDKDLLQFATPF; this is encoded by the exons ATGACTGGGCAAG GAAGTCTAAAAGACAATGCTACTATTGAGTGTGATGATCACGGTGCTGAGTTCTTCGAAGTTGAAATCAACTCTTCCATGGACGAAGCTATTCATAACCCTGATTTGACATTCCCTCAAGGTTTATCTTGGGGATATTTGTCGTCATCAACATCTGGTGCCTTAATTGTTGCACAATTAAGTCATTTCGAGTGTGGAGGAATTGCGCTTAGTCTTTGCATGTCCCACAAG GTGGGAGACGCGTGCAGCGCTTACTACTTCTTGAGGGATTGGGCTAGGTTAACTCGAGATCCAAAATTAACATTATCCCCTCCATACTTTGTTCAGGATTCACTAATGCCATCAGTACCATTTGATGTTCCTCTGTTTTCCCCTGTTATTgagccaaaaaaggaaagatgtATTCAAAAGAGGTTCGTTTTCTCTGAATCCAAGATTAACACGCTTAAAGCCTTGGTTGTTACAGAATCCTGCGTGCAAAACCCAACGAGGAACGAGGTCGTGAGCGCCCTCCTTTACAAATGCGCcgcttcttcttctactaccaATTTAGGACGATCTCAGCTAGTCCAAACTTCAAACTTGCGAAGTCAAGCACCACTACCACCAACCAGCATAGGAAATATTGCCACTATATTTTCCACACCAATATACGAAAACTACGAACATGACCTCAAACTGCCAAAATTAGTAACCGACATAAGAAAGTCCAAACACGACCTGTCCACCAAAAACAATCTACAAGAAAATGAATATATCAGAGTGATGTTGGAGGCATATAGAACAGGGAAATTGCCATTCCATCAAAGGAATTGTGATGTTTATACTATTACTAGTATATTAGCATTCGAATTCGAAAAAATAGATATTGGATTTGGGAAACCTACTAGAGCAAGCCAAGAAAGTGGTTCATTTAGCAACTTGTTTATCTTAATGAATACACCTGATGATCATGATAGAGGAGTTGAAGCCTTTGTAAATTTGAATGAACAGCACATGTCTGTTTTCAAGAATGACAAGGACCTCCTCCAATTTGCTACTCCATTTTAA
- the LOC125856612 gene encoding premnaspirodiene oxygenase-like: MEIQQIITFFLFISFLFFLIHKLRIKTKKSHNKKILPPGPWRLPIIGSVHHLTKGIPHHVLKNLSQKFGPIMYLQLGEVPTIVVSSPHMAQKIMKTHDLAFASRSQTMLGKIFCYDCTDIAFSPYGEYWRHMRKLCIMELLSAKMVKSFSPIRLDELSSLVSSIKSMENTSINVSEKLFWFMNSVTCRSSFGKACKDQNEAMISLIHGVLSLAGGFELADLYPSKKFLSGISGMGSKLIEARNKVDVVLDKVIDVHRENHANGKKCNAECGSNEDLIDVFFRVMGTGELPFTLTNNNIKAVILDMFVAGSGTSSSTVAWALSEMMKSPSVMTKAQVEVREVFKGKKTFDDDDLEKLNYIKLVIKETLRLHPPTPLLVPRECREETEIDGYTIPVKSKVLVNVWAIGRDPESWEDPESFIPERFENSLVDFGGTHFQFLPFGVGRRTCPGRLFGLALVTLPLAHLLYNSDWTLPNGMDPKDLDMNEANGMTARRDKDLYLIATPYT, from the exons atggagattcaacaaattattactttcttcctctttatctctttcctcttttttctaATTCACAAATTGAgaattaaaaccaaaaaaagtcataacaaaaaaatattaccacCAGGACCTTGGAGGTTACCAATTATTGGTAGTGTGCACCACTTAACAAAAGGAATACCACACCATGTTCTCAAAAACTTGTCACAAAAATTTGGCCCAATTATGTACTTACAACTAGGGGAAGTCCCCACTATAGTCGTATcgtcaccacacatggcacaaaaaatcatgaaaactcatgaCCTCGCTTTTGCATCAAGGTCACAAACCATGTTGGGAAAGATCTTTTGTTATGATTGTACGGACATTGCATTCTCTCCATATGGTGAATACTGGAGACACATGCGTAAATTGTGCATCATGGAGCTCCTCAGTGCTAAGATGGTCAAATCTTTTAGCCCGATTAGACTAGACGAGCTCTCAAGCCTCGTATCGTCTATTAAATCGATGGAGAACACGTCCATCAACGTGTCAGAAAAACTTTTTTGGTTTATGAACTCTGTGACATGTAGGTCATCATTTGGGAAAGCATGTAAAGATCAAAATGAGGCGATGATAAGTTTGATTCATGGAGTGTTATCTTTAGCTGGAGGTTTTGAGCTGGCTGATTTGTATCCTTCGAAGAAGTTTCTTAGTGGGATTAGTGGGATGGGGTCTAAATTAATTGAGGCACGTAATAAGGTAGACGTGGTGTTGGACAAAGTTATCGATGTGCATCGAGAAAATCATGCAAATGGGAAAAAATGCAATGCTGAATGTGGAAGTAATGAAGATTTGATTGATGTTTTCTTTAGAGTCATGGGGACAGGGGAACTTCCATTTACTCTAACAAACAATAACATCAAAGCTGTAATTCTT GACATGTTCGTAGCAGGATCTGGTACATCATCTTCAACGGTTGCATGGGCATTGTCAGAAATGATGAAGAGTCCTAGTGTCATGACCAAAGCACAAGTCGAAGTGAGAGAAGTCTTTAAGGGAAAGAAAACATTTGATGATGATGACCTCGAGAAGTTGAATTACATAAAATTAGTGATCAAAGAAACACTAAGGTTACATCCTCCGACTCCTCTATTAGTCCCTAGGGAATGTAGGGAGGAAACAGAGATAGATGGATACACCATACCGGTCAAAAGTAAAGTCCTGGTAAATGTATGGGCAATAGGAAGAGATCCGGAAAGTTGGGAAGATCCAGAAAGTTTTATACCAGAGAGATTCGAGAATAGTTTAGTTGACTTTGGTGGAactcacttccaatttcttccGTTTGGTGTTGGTAGAAGAACTTGTCCTGGGAGACTATTTGGTTTAGCTCTTGTTACTTTGCCTTTAGCCCATTTGCTTTACAACTCTGATTGGACACTTCCCAATGGTATGGACCCAAAAGATTTGGACATGAATGAGGCAAATGGAATGACTGCTAGAAGGGACAAAGATCTCTACTTGATTGCTACTCCTTATAcataa